In a single window of the Olivibacter sp. SDN3 genome:
- a CDS encoding thioredoxin family protein, with protein sequence MNTVPQRRFDYEAYLSFVKELLVNNSTTGPDQSDFLVKFTALNLTRMQRIVKTFIFEEELQTIISQLKKRYLFIVITEAWCGDAAQILPIIYHIATANPTHIDLQLVLRDENPLFMDKYLTNGTRSIPKLIIYDLATAKEVVHWGPRPKQLQLYINDLKAKGLDKEEWIERVMLWYTKDKTITTQKELAELLDSME encoded by the coding sequence GTGAATACTGTACCTCAGCGAAGATTTGACTACGAAGCATATCTATCGTTTGTCAAAGAACTTTTAGTAAATAATTCAACAACTGGACCCGATCAATCCGATTTCCTTGTTAAATTCACTGCTTTGAATTTAACACGTATGCAGCGGATTGTAAAGACATTCATATTTGAGGAAGAACTTCAAACGATCATTAGTCAACTAAAAAAGAGATATCTGTTTATTGTTATTACGGAAGCGTGGTGTGGTGACGCTGCTCAAATATTACCGATCATCTACCATATTGCCACGGCAAACCCTACCCACATTGACCTACAGTTGGTACTTAGAGATGAAAACCCGTTGTTTATGGATAAATACCTAACCAATGGAACCAGAAGTATTCCAAAGTTAATTATTTATGATCTAGCAACAGCAAAAGAAGTAGTTCACTGGGGTCCCAGGCCTAAGCAGCTACAATTATATATAAATGACCTCAAAGCGAAAGGATTAGATAAAGAAGAGTGGATAGAACGCGTAATGCTTTGGTACACCAAAGATAAAACGATAACAACACAGAAGGAGTTAGCTGAGCTACTTGACTCAATGGAATAA
- a CDS encoding outer membrane beta-barrel family protein, with the protein MKVLLLRNVALFLILFLGVRGHAQDQTSISGRVIDSVNNQPIDFASVTLLNQQNKQAVKGGQTDEKGEFNFTGIAAGTYIIRASFVGYNAYEQLAVRISSGQQLSLGNIRLSPSSSTLLKEVVIDGTPPAMEMGIDRKVFNVEQSIVSEGGTATELLQNVPSLSVDMDGNVGLRGSSNVTILIDGRRSALAGSNINDLLESLPANSVQRVEVMTNPSSKYDPEGQGGIINIILKKNVRTGFNGMVRAGGGSYHNYNAGLDLNYRDTKFNYFAGYNFRRRNSPGNGFNDNRYNDGSRVFNTSENARTGLSHMIRLGADYFLDEKTTIGLSGNMNVRDNVRSEDLFYTYYDTLGGVIGTSPRYTRQDEDDFAYELSFDFKREFRREGEELVANFSYGRSKEDGIQTFEQSASNAAIPIDNNRINDTYEDGKNTNIQIDYTLPFSKEQKLEAGYRTTIRRGEEQQLSDMFLPDSGRWVRDYGITNDFNLEDIVHALYTNYQNKLTDRFGYQIGLRAEQAYLNTEYISFDPELPPDDRIARGRLDYFRIYPSIYLTQELTEGQNLQLSYTRRVNRPRGWQVNPFINVSDPMNLRQGNPNLMPEDIHSFELAYSKQWDKVNFTSSVYHRRTNDVIEMIVDSASSETNATFSRFQNISRNEATGIELISQFTLSPRFDVTANFNGNYLAFKGSEEFGVPENSGINWDANLTGNGRIAKNLTAQMRANYMAPRVMAQGRSIDMFMLDAGVKMDVLDNKGSILFNVRDLLNQRRFGGEQSTAQFVREFQRRWMRGPVVMVTFSYRFGNRDLNQKDDKREDTDDYQNGGEMP; encoded by the coding sequence ATGAAGGTACTTTTGCTAAGGAATGTAGCGTTATTTTTAATCCTATTTTTAGGAGTGCGTGGGCATGCTCAAGACCAAACGAGCATAAGTGGGAGAGTAATAGACTCTGTTAATAATCAGCCTATTGATTTTGCGAGCGTCACCTTGCTAAATCAACAAAATAAGCAAGCTGTGAAAGGTGGTCAAACAGACGAAAAAGGAGAATTTAATTTTACTGGAATAGCGGCAGGTACTTATATTATTCGTGCAAGTTTTGTTGGTTATAATGCTTATGAACAGCTTGCCGTCCGCATAAGCTCAGGGCAACAATTATCTCTTGGAAATATTAGACTAAGCCCCTCTTCATCAACCTTGTTGAAAGAGGTCGTAATCGACGGTACACCTCCAGCTATGGAGATGGGGATTGATCGTAAGGTGTTTAATGTAGAGCAGAGTATTGTAAGTGAGGGAGGGACCGCAACAGAATTATTACAGAATGTACCCTCGCTATCCGTAGATATGGATGGCAATGTTGGTTTAAGAGGGTCTAGTAACGTCACTATTCTGATAGATGGCCGACGGTCTGCCTTAGCAGGAAGTAATATCAATGACCTATTAGAATCGCTTCCGGCTAATTCGGTTCAACGAGTGGAGGTAATGACTAACCCTTCATCTAAATATGATCCGGAAGGTCAGGGAGGTATTATCAATATTATTCTTAAAAAGAATGTGCGTACAGGTTTTAACGGCATGGTGCGTGCAGGGGGCGGGTCTTACCATAATTACAACGCCGGACTTGATCTGAATTATCGTGACACAAAATTTAACTACTTCGCCGGTTACAACTTCAGGAGAAGAAATTCTCCAGGTAACGGGTTTAATGATAACCGATATAACGATGGTTCGCGTGTATTCAACACCAGTGAGAATGCCCGTACCGGTTTAAGTCATATGATACGTTTGGGTGCGGACTATTTCCTGGATGAAAAAACAACCATTGGGTTATCTGGTAACATGAATGTAAGGGATAATGTACGTTCGGAAGATTTATTTTATACCTACTATGATACATTGGGCGGTGTTATCGGTACCAGCCCGCGCTATACTAGGCAGGATGAAGATGATTTTGCCTACGAGCTTAGTTTCGATTTTAAGCGAGAGTTCAGGCGTGAAGGAGAAGAGTTAGTAGCGAACTTTTCATATGGGAGAAGTAAGGAGGATGGTATACAAACTTTTGAACAGTCGGCATCGAATGCAGCTATTCCAATTGACAATAACCGAATCAATGATACTTATGAGGATGGTAAAAATACCAATATCCAGATCGATTATACTTTGCCCTTTAGTAAGGAACAAAAACTCGAGGCCGGTTATCGAACGACTATTCGTAGGGGTGAAGAACAACAGCTTTCTGACATGTTTCTGCCCGACAGTGGCCGTTGGGTAAGAGATTATGGAATAACCAATGACTTTAACCTGGAAGATATTGTTCACGCCCTATATACGAACTACCAAAATAAATTAACGGACAGATTTGGTTATCAGATTGGGTTGCGGGCGGAGCAGGCATATCTTAATACGGAATACATTTCATTCGATCCTGAACTGCCTCCTGATGATCGCATTGCAAGAGGACGCTTGGATTATTTCAGGATTTATCCGAGCATATACCTTACACAGGAACTGACCGAAGGCCAAAACCTCCAGTTGAGTTATACGCGTAGAGTGAATAGGCCCCGTGGATGGCAGGTAAATCCTTTCATTAATGTTTCTGACCCCATGAACCTTCGCCAAGGTAATCCTAATCTTATGCCTGAAGATATACATTCTTTTGAATTGGCTTACTCTAAGCAATGGGATAAGGTTAATTTTACCTCCTCGGTTTATCACCGTAGAACTAACGATGTAATCGAAATGATTGTTGATTCTGCTTCAAGCGAAACAAATGCAACCTTTTCAAGATTCCAGAATATCAGCAGAAATGAAGCAACAGGAATTGAGCTCATCTCTCAGTTTACACTCAGTCCCCGTTTTGATGTAACAGCAAATTTTAACGGGAACTATTTAGCCTTTAAAGGAAGCGAAGAGTTCGGAGTTCCTGAGAACAGCGGTATAAATTGGGATGCTAATCTTACCGGAAACGGAAGAATAGCAAAAAATTTGACGGCACAGATGCGGGCAAATTATATGGCGCCGAGAGTAATGGCGCAAGGACGGTCTATCGATATGTTTATGCTGGATGCGGGGGTTAAAATGGATGTGCTTGATAATAAGGGTAGTATTCTGTTTAATGTGCGCGATCTTCTAAACCAGCGTCGATTTGGTGGGGAGCAGTCTACGGCACAATTCGTTCGAGAGTTTCAGAGAAGATGGATGAGAGGTCCGGTGGTGATGGTTACCTTCTCTTATCGTTTTGGAAACCGCGATTTAAATCAGAAAGATGACAAAAGAGAAGATACCGATGATTACCAAAATGGGGGAGAAATGCCATAA
- a CDS encoding cytochrome B, protein MYTGLKHLHSGLRYVVLILLILAIVTAIGGLLGKKSYTEGNRKLNLFTLIATHVQLLVGLFLYALSTMVTFNDMGTVMRTANLRYWTVEHISMMVVAVILITIGHAKSKKGTTAVAKHKSIAIFYTIAFVIIMAAILMAVNKGFITFWGF, encoded by the coding sequence ATGTACACAGGACTTAAACATCTGCATTCGGGGCTACGTTATGTGGTACTCATATTATTGATATTGGCAATTGTGACGGCTATAGGCGGGCTTCTAGGGAAAAAAAGCTATACCGAAGGTAATAGAAAACTCAATTTATTTACCTTAATAGCTACACATGTACAACTGCTTGTTGGTCTCTTTTTATATGCTCTGAGTACCATGGTTACTTTCAATGATATGGGTACGGTTATGAGAACAGCTAACTTACGGTACTGGACGGTAGAACATATCAGTATGATGGTGGTTGCAGTGATTTTAATTACCATAGGACATGCTAAATCGAAGAAAGGGACTACTGCTGTTGCTAAACACAAATCTATAGCAATATTTTACACCATTGCTTTTGTAATTATTATGGCTGCAATTTTAATGGCTGTAAATAAAGGGTTTATAACATTTTGGGGTTTTTAA
- a CDS encoding anthranilate synthase component I family protein: MNVYQLKTRFKKLLADTTTPVSIYLRLRDVFPNSLLLESSDYHSKENSMSYVCCEPMAGITLDEKSLEIYYPDGKKIARAANSINLREEVSLFRQSFKVVNEPPFKFISNGLFGYFTFDAVAHFEDITLHTPIDDVRNIPYLQYHIYRYVIAIDHFRNELYIFEHTYGTQPDDGLDKIQYLIQNKNFPEYRFELNGDETSNKTDEEYMALVEKTKEHIFRGDVFQIVPSRAFSRPFLGDEFNVYRSLRSVNPSPYLFYFDYGDFKLFGSSPEAQLTIKDKEACIYPIAGTFKRTGSMTEDLQIAEKLKSDPKESAEHVMLVDLARNDLSRHCVGVDVKSFKEAQFYSHVIHLVSKVAGTLQEGVNSFDVVGDTFPAGTLSGAPKHMAMQLIDRYEKQQRGFYSGAIGFMGFNGDFNHAIMIRTFLSKKNRLHYQAGGGVVADSSAEGELNEVNNKIAALRKALALAESI, from the coding sequence ATGAATGTATATCAACTAAAGACAAGGTTTAAAAAACTATTAGCAGATACCACAACTCCCGTAAGCATTTACTTGAGACTGCGGGATGTCTTCCCTAATAGCTTATTGTTGGAAAGCTCGGATTATCATAGTAAAGAGAACAGTATGAGTTATGTCTGTTGCGAACCGATGGCCGGCATAACATTAGATGAGAAGTCCTTAGAAATATATTATCCCGATGGCAAAAAGATAGCTAGGGCTGCAAATAGTATTAATCTACGAGAAGAGGTTTCTTTATTTCGTCAGTCTTTTAAGGTAGTAAATGAGCCGCCCTTTAAGTTCATTTCAAACGGATTATTTGGTTATTTTACATTTGATGCAGTCGCACACTTTGAAGATATTACGCTCCATACTCCGATAGATGACGTTCGAAATATCCCTTATTTGCAGTATCATATATATCGATATGTAATCGCAATTGATCATTTTCGTAATGAGCTTTATATCTTTGAACATACCTATGGAACGCAACCAGACGATGGGTTGGACAAAATTCAATACCTCATACAAAACAAAAACTTTCCTGAGTATCGCTTTGAATTGAATGGCGACGAGACGTCTAATAAGACTGATGAAGAATATATGGCCTTAGTGGAAAAGACCAAAGAACATATATTTCGGGGAGATGTATTTCAAATTGTGCCATCCAGAGCTTTCAGTAGGCCATTTCTCGGTGACGAATTTAACGTATACCGCAGCCTAAGATCGGTGAACCCCTCTCCTTACCTCTTCTATTTTGACTATGGAGATTTTAAACTATTTGGCTCTTCGCCAGAAGCACAATTGACAATAAAAGATAAGGAAGCTTGCATTTATCCTATCGCGGGTACATTTAAGCGTACAGGGAGCATGACGGAGGATTTACAGATTGCAGAAAAATTGAAATCAGACCCAAAAGAAAGTGCCGAGCACGTGATGTTAGTAGATCTCGCTCGAAATGATCTGAGCAGACACTGTGTGGGTGTTGACGTTAAATCATTCAAAGAAGCGCAGTTTTATTCGCACGTAATCCACTTGGTGTCTAAGGTTGCAGGCACGCTTCAGGAAGGGGTGAACTCATTCGATGTGGTTGGCGATACATTTCCTGCCGGTACACTTAGCGGAGCACCTAAACATATGGCCATGCAGCTCATTGACAGATACGAAAAACAACAGCGTGGCTTCTACAGCGGTGCGATAGGGTTTATGGGTTTTAACGGTGACTTCAATCATGCGATTATGATTCGGACTTTTCTGAGCAAAAAAAATAGATTGCACTATCAGGCAGGGGGGGGCGTCGTCGCAGATTCTTCTGCTGAAGGCGAATTGAATGAAGTTAATAATAAAATTGCAGCTTTGAGAAAGGCGTTAGCTTTAGCAGAAAGCATTTAG